The nucleotide sequence GAGGCGGGGGGTTGTGATGAGGTACCGGGGAAAACCGGGAAAAGGTCTTGCGGGGGTGGGTGGTGTCTGCTAGCTTGGACGGTGCAACCACTTCCGTGCATCGTCCGTGACCGGGGTCCCGTCGGGGTCTTCGGGGCCGATTTGTCGGCGCTTTTGGACGGACGTGAAAAAAAGAACATTACCCTTGACTGGGGTTGCGGCGCTTGTTAAACCGATCACAAGCTAACCGCAGGCAGTTCACAAACGGAAGCGATTCCGGGGTTTTGTTGTCGAGAGGCGGTGGGGATGACAAAAATCCCCAAGCCCGGCGGTTGCATAGAACGTCGGCACCAAGCGACGCCGACGCATGAGGGCAAGCCGGAGCCAGGCGCACAATGCGCCACATGGCGACGGCGCGCGGATGTCCCAGGCGTCCAGGCGTTCAGCTCTTTAATGGATTGGGCGCTGGGTGTACAACAACTAAACGTTTGGAGGACTACTTATGCCTACCTTTGTGGATCCGAGCAAGTGTGACGGATGCAAAGGCGGTGAGAAGACCGCGTGCATGTACATTTGCCCCAATGACCTGATGATTCTGGATCCTCAGGAAATGAAGGCCTTCAATCAGGAGCCTTCCGCTTGCTGGGAATGCTACTCTTGCGTGAAGATCTGCCCCCAGGGCGCTATCTCCGCTCGCCCCTACGCTGACTTCGCTCCCATGGGCGGCACCTCGATCCCCATGCGTTCCGCCGACTCCATCATGTGGACCGTGAAGTTCCGCAACGGCAACATCAAGCGCTTCAAGTTCCCCATCCGCACCACCCCCGAAGGTTCGATCAAGCCCTTCGAAGGCAAGCCGGAGCCGGGCGATCTGGAAAGCGAACTGCTTTTCACCGAGACCGCTCTGGTCGCCCCCAAGGAAGCCCTTGGCAAGAAGTTCGACGTCACCGGCGCCGACACCGTGCAGTGCTGGTTGGACGGCTTCTGCAAGTAGTCCGTTTCGCCAACTGAATAGCCATCCACCCTACGGAGGACATATATTATGCCGACCATTCCCGTGAAGGACGAGCCCAAAGGCGTTGCCCTTGCCGAGCCGGAACTGATTGAAAAAGATGTCGACATCCTCTTTGTCGGCGGCGGCATGGGCTGCTGCGGCGCGGCTTTCGAAGCCGTTCGCTGGGCCGACAAAGTCGGTGGCATCAGCATGATGCTGCTGGACAAGGCCTCGCTCGAGCGCTCCGGCGCCGTTGCCCAGGGCCTGTCCGCCATCAACACCTACCTCGGCAAGAACGATGCTGACGACTACGTCCGCATGGTCCGCACCGACCTGATGGGCCTGGTTCGCGAAGACCTGATCTTCGACCTTGGCCGTCACGTCGACGATTCCGTTCACCTGTTCGAAGAGTGGGGCCTGCCCTGCTGGACCAAGGACGCCCACGGTCACAACCTCGACGGCGCCCAGTCCAAGGCCGCCGGCGTCTCCCTGCGCACCGGCGCCGACCCCGTCCGCTCCGGCCGTTGGCAGATCATGATCAACGGTGAGTCCTACAAGTGCATCGTGGCCGAAGCTGCCAAGAATGCCCTGGGCCAGGACCGCTACCTGGAGCGCATCTTCATCGTGAAGCTGCTCCTGGACGCCAAGCAGCCCAACCGCATCGCCGGTGCTGTCGGCTTCTCCACCCGCGAAAACAAAGTCTATGTCTTCAAGGCCAACGCCATCCTGGTGGCCTGCGGCGGCGCGGTCAACGTGTACCGTCCCCGCTCCACTGGTGAAGGCATGGGCCGCGCTTGGTACCCCGTGTGGAACTCCGGCTCCACCTACACCATGTGCGCTCAGGTCGGCGCTGAGATGACCATGATGGAAAACCGCTTCGTCCCCGCCCGCTTCAAGGACGGTTACGGCCCGGTCGGCGCTTGGTTCCTGCTCTTCAAGGCCAAAGCCACCAACGCCAAGGGCGAAGACTACTGCGTCACCAACCGCGCCATGCTGAAGCCCTACGAGGATCGCGGCTACGCCAAGGGTCACATCATCCCGACCTGCCTGCGTAACCACATGATGCTGCGCGAAATGCGCGAAGGCCGCGGCCCCATCTACATGGACACCGCCGGCGCCCTCCAGGCCACCTTCGCCAACCTGAACGCTGAGCAGCAGAAGCACCTCGAGTCCGAAGCTTGGGAAGACTTCCTCGACATGTGCGTCGGCCAGGCCAACCTGTGGGCCTGCACCGACACCGAGCCCGAGAAGAAGGGCTCCGAGATCATGCCGACCGAGCCGTACCTGCTCGGCTCCCACTCCGGCTGCTGCGGCATCTGGGTCTCCGGCCCGGACGAAGCCTGGGTTCCCGAAGAGTACAAGATCAAGGCCGACAACGGCAAAGTCTACAACCGCATGACCACGGTCAACGGCCTGTGGACCTGCGCTGACGGCGTCGGCGCCTCCGGCCACAAGTTCTCCTCCGGCTCCCACGCTGAAGGCCGTATCTGCGGCAAGCAGATGGTCCGTTGGGTTGTCGACCACAAGGACTTCAAGCCCACCCTGTCCGTCACCGCCGCCGAGCTGGCCAAAGAGATCTACCAGCCCTGGCACACCTTCAAGGACAACGTCGGCGTCTCCACCGACCCGATTGTCAACCCGAACTTCATCAGCCCGCATAACTTCATGATGCGCCTGGTCAAGTGCACGGACGAGTACGGCGGAGGCTGCGCCACCCTGTACACGACCTCCAAGACCCTGCTCGACACCGGCTTCCAGCTGCTGCAGTACCTGGAAGAGGACAGCAAGAAGCTGGCCGCCCGCGACCTGCACGAGCTTATGCGCTGCTGGGAACAGTACCACCGCCTGTGGACCGTCCGCCTGCACATGACCCACATCATGTTCCGCGAAGAGACCCGTTACCCGGGCTTCTACTACCGCGGCGACTTCCTGGGCCTGGACGACTCCAAATGGAAGTGCTTCGTCAACTCGAAGTACGATCCGGCCACCAAGGAAACCAAGGTCTTCAAGAAGACCTACTACCAGATCATTCCCGACGCTCAGTAGGAATGACCAGAGCGGCCGCCGGGTTAGCCCGGCGGCCGCTTTTTAACGGTCTTACCCGGGCGGATGGACCGTGCTTGTACGCCTACGGCGGGGGCGGTCTATCCTCGCGGATCAGGCCGTTTTCTTGCTGGCCTTAACCATTGCCGGGAGGTTGCGATGTCGAGCAACGCGATACTGGTCGTCGGCGGCGGCTTCAGCGGCATCACCGCCGCGCTGGAAGCCGCGGAGGTCGGCCACGAAGTCTACATCGTCGAGAAAAACCCCTTTCTCGGCGGCCGGGTGATGCAGCTCAACAAATATTTCCCCAAGCTGTGCCCCCCGTCCTGCGGGCTGGAAATTCAGTTCCAGCGCATCAAGAACAATAAAAACGTCAAGTTTTTCACCCTCGCCGAAGTGACCAAGGTCACGGGCAAGGCCGGTGACTACGAAGTCACGGTGAAAATCAAGCCCCGCTTCGTCGAGCCCGGCAGCGTCGATCTCTCGGATGCCGCGAAAAAGCTGTCCAAGGACGTCAAAAGCGATTTCGAACTCGGCCTGGGCGACCGCAAGGCCCTGTACATGGACGTCCCCTTTGCCTTCCCCAACCGCTACGTTCTGGACAAGGAACGCTGCACCAAGGAAGACCTGGAAGTCCTGTCCGGCTCCGATGTCATCAATCTCGACGACGCTCCCAAGGAAATCGTCCTCAAGGTCGGCAGCATCGTCTACGCCACCGGCTGGAAGCCCTACGACGTCACCCGCCTGACCAACCTCGGCGCGGGCGAGATCGCCAACTGCGTGACCAACATGCAATTGGAGCGGTTGGCCTCCCCCAACGGCCCGACCTGCGGCAACATCGTGCGTCCCTCGGACGGCAAGGCCCCGCGCAGCGTGGCTTTCGTCCAGTGCGCCGGTTCCCGCGACGAGAACCACCTCAACTACTGTTCCTACATCTGCTGCATGGCGTCGCTCAAGCAGGCCGCCTACGTCCGGGAAGCCTTCCCCGATGCGCGCGTGACCATCTACTACATCGATCTGCGCACCCCCGGCCGTTACGACAACTTCGCCAAGCGCATCCTGGATGATGACCGCATCAACGCGGTCAAGGGCAAAGTGGCCGCCGTGGCCGAGGACGCCGGCACCGGCGACGTCATCCTCACCGTGGAAGACGCCGTCACCGGCATCAAGTCCGACAACCGGTTCGAACTGGTCGTCCTGGCCACGGGCATGCAGCCGAGCATCGCCGGCGAACGCCTGCCTGTGGACGTTCCCGTCGATGAGATGGGATTTATCGTGGGCGGCGAGGAGAAGGGCATTTTTGCCGCCGGTTGCGCCGCCACGCCCCTTGACGTCATGAAGTCGGCCCAGTCGGCCACCGGCGCGGCCATGAAAGCAATCGCTTCGGTGCGAGGGAGGTAGCGGCGATGGCCGAAAAAATCGGTGTGTATATCGACGAATCCAGCGTCGCCCCGCTTCTGTCCGCCGAGGAGTTGGTCGCGTTCGTCAAGGCAAAATGCGCTGGGGCCTGCCCCATCGTCAAGTCGCACAAGCGTCTGTCCAGCCCCGACGGCGTGGCTATGATCAAGGCCGACATCGAGGGCGGCGAGATCGACGCGGTCATGCTGGCCGGCACCTCGCCCCGCGTGGACTGGGAAGTCTTCGACTTCGGCGACAAGGTCATCGTTGACCGGGTCAACCTGCGCGAGTTCGTGACCCTGTCCTATAAAAACCCGGACGGTTCGGCCCCAGTGGCCGGGCAGCCCGTGCCCCGCGAGCTGACCTCCATGGTGCAGGATTACCTGCGCATGGGCGTGGTCAAGCTCCAGAAGATGGCCAAGCCCAACCCCGAGATCCCCGAGACCAACAAGACCATCCTGGTGCTCGGCGGCGGCTGGACCGGCATCAACGCCGCCCTGGCCGCGGCCGGCGCCGGCTACTCCGTGGTCCTCGTGGAAAAGGAAGCGGCCCTGGGCGGCAAGGCGGCCAACCTCTACAAGACCTTCCCCCTGGCCTATCCCTACCTTGAAGCTACCGACACCGGCATCGACCGCCTCATCGGCCTGGTTGCCGGCAACAGCAAGATCACGGTCAAGCTGTCCACGTCGCTCAAGCTCCTGGCCGGCGCGCCGGGCCTCTACGAGGCCACCCTGGCAAGCGGCGGCAAGGAAGAGACCCTGCCCATCGGCTCCGTGGTCCTGGCCGCCGGCTGGCAGCCCATGGACGGCGAGGCCCTGGCCCCCTACGGCTACGGCACGCTCAAGAACGTCGTGACCTCGGCCGAGTTCGAAGCCATGGTCAAGGCCGGCTCCATCAAGCGGCCCTCCGACGGCAAGGCCCCCAAGACCGTGGCCTTCATCGTGGACGTGACCAAGGCCCTGGAAGCCAAGCCGGCCGCTGTCGTCGAGGAAGCCCCGGCCGAAGCCGCCAAGCCCGCCGAGGCCAAGGAAGGCGAGGAAGCCGGACCGGTCTTTAGTCCCATCAAGACCCCCAAGCACCTGGCCTACTCCTCGGAGCTCACCAGCCTCGTGGCGCTCAAGCAGGCCAACTACGTGCGCGAAAAGCTCGACGACGCCGTGGCCATGATCATCTATGACAACATGATGGTCCCCGGCATCAACGAGCGCTACTACCGCGCCGCCCAGGATAACCCCGGCGTCATGCTCACCAAGGGCACCGTTACCGGCGTTGCCGAGGAAGGCATCAGTCTGGTGGTCTCGGCCAAGGACACGCTCCTTGGCGGCGACATCTCCCTGGCCGCCGATCTTGTTGTCGTGCCCACCGGCATCGTGCCGGCCACGGCCCTGGATCCGACCATCAACCTGCTCTATCGCCAGGGGCCGGCCTTCCCGGATCTGCAGCTCTTCGACGGCTTTGCCGATTCGAACTACATCTGCTTCCCCTACGAGACCCGCCGCACCGGCGTTTACGCCGCCGGCTGCGTGCGCCAGCCCATGACCATGGCCCAGGCCAAGGAAGACGCGGCCGGCGCGGCCCTCAAGGCCATTCAGTGCATCGAATCCGCCAGCCGGGGCGTGGCCGTCCATCCCCGTTCGGGCGACCTGTCCTACCCGGTGTTCAACTTCGTGCGCTGCACCCAGTGCAAACGCTGCACCGAGGAATGTCCGTTCGGCGCCCTGGACGACGACGAAAAGGGAACGCCCAAGCCCAATCCCACGCGTTGCCGCCGCTGCGGTACCTGCATGGGCGCTTGTCCGGAACGCGTTATCTCCTTTGACAACTACAACGTCGACATGATCGGCTCCCAGATCCGCGAATGCGAGATCCCGCCGAAAATCGAAGACGGCGGACCGCGCGTCTTCATCCTGGCCTGCGAAAACGACGCCTATCCGGCTCTGGACATGGCGGCTCTTCGCGGCAAGAAGTGGAGCCCCTACGTGCGCATCATCCCGGTGCGCTGCCTGGGTTCGGTCAACGCCATCTGGGTTGCCGACGCCATGAGCAAGGGTGTTGACGGCGTCATGATGCTTGGCTGCAAGTATGGCGACGACTACCAGTGTCACTTCGTCAAGGGTTCCGAGATCTGCAACCGCCGCAAGGAAAACATCGCCGAGTCGCTCAAGCGTCTGGGCGTCGAACCTGAGCGCGTCGAGCAGTATCAGGTGGCCATCGACGAATATGACAAGATTCCCGACATGATCGACCAGTTCATGGACATGGTCCTCAAGATCGGGCCGAACCCGTTCAAAGGCTATTAGGAGGGAAGGCTCCATGGCAAACGAGCAGCGTATCAAGCCCGATCTGCAGTTCGTCAAGGACGTGCAGGCGGCCGGTGGCGAAGCCGTCAAGAAGTGCTACCAGTGCGCCACCTGCAGCGTGGCCTGCCCTCTGGCTCCGCCCGAGACCCCCTTTCCCCGCAAGGAAATGGTCTGGGCGCAGTGGGGACTCAAGGACCGTTTCGAGGGCGACATCGACATCTGGCTGTGCCATAACTGCCAGACCTGTTCCGACCTGTGCCCCCGGGGCGCGCGTCCCGGCGACCTCGTCTCGGCCATCCGCAACATCACCTACCGGGATCTGGTCACGCCGACCATCATCGGCAAATGGATGAGCTCGCCCAAGCATTTGCCCAAGCTCATCGCCATCCCGGCCGTGCTGTTCATGCTCATTTGGCTCATCACCACCGGGTTCAAGCTGCCCCAGGGCGAGATCGTCTTCGGCAAGCTCTACCCCGGCGATTACACCATCGACCCCATCTTCATGCTGGTCTCGGCTTTCGTGGCCTTCACGTTCTACAAGGGCGTGACGAAGTTGTGGAAGAGCTTTGAAAAGTCCACGCCCACGACCTTGCAGATCGGGACCAAGGCCAAGAAGCCGACCCTGATCGAATCGCTCAAGGCCGTCATCGTGGACGAGATCGGCACCCACTCCAAGTTCAACGAGTGTGGCAACGACAATACCGAGCGGTACAAGGGCCACCTGTCGCTGTTCTACGGTTTCGTGGCCCTGGCCATCGTCACCGGCGTCGTGGCCGTTTCCCACTGGGGCGGCAAGATCATCACCTTCATCGCGCCGTTGGGGCACACCCCCATGCCGCTGTGGAGTCCGGTGAAGATTCTTGCCAACGTCGGCGCCGTGGCCCTGGTCTACGGCTTGGTCATGCTGACCCGGCGTCGGATCAATGTCGACCCGGCCAAGTCCACGTCGTCCTACTACGACTGGTACCTGCTCGGCGTCATCTGGGCCGTGGGCCTTACCGGCCTTGGGGCGGAAATCTTCCGCCTGGCTGGTGTGCCCTCCCTGGCTTATCCGACCTACTACCTGCATCTGATTTCGGTGTTCATGCTGTTCGCCTATCTGCCCTGGTCCAAGCTCGGGCACTTGGTCTACAGAACCACGGCGTTGGTGTACGCCCATCAGGCTGGGCGTCTCCCCCTCAAACGTGAAGAAGAAAAAACTTTCTTGGTCTAATTTAGGAGGGTACCATGGCTGAAGCGCGCAAAGTGTTCCCCATGAATGCGTTCGTGTCGTATCTCAAGGGCGTCGACAAAGAAGGCAACAAGAAGGGCGTGGCCGAGATGGTCGGTTTCATGACCGGCATGGAAATCGACGCCGAGCTGGCGCCGTTCGCCGCCGCCCTCGCCAAGGCCTGGATCTACGAGCAGCATCCGGAACTCGTCCGGATGAGCTCGGGCGAGCTGGGCGCCACCGCCCAGAACGTCTCCGTGGCCGTGCTGCCCCCGGATGTCGTGGCCGAGGTCAACGCGATTTTCGCCAAGCTGACCGATTCCAAGAAGACCATCGACGAGCAGGCCGCCAAGCTCGCCAAGGTCGAAGCGGAACTGGCCGAAAAGACCGCCATCTTGAAGGACGTCGAAGTCCGCATGAAGGCCGCCGAAGACAAGGCCAAGCGCCTTGAAGAGTCCGCCAAGGACGCCGGCGAGAAGGTCATCGTGGCTTCCGAGGCCAAGGTTGTCGAGTACATCGGCAAGGTCGACGAGCTGCTCAAGATGATCGAGGACGTCAAGAAGCACGGCGTGGTCACCGTTTCCGGCGGCGGCGCTGCCGCGGCTGACGGCGGCGCTTCCGGCGGCACCGGCGAACCGGTTGTGGGCGGCGAGCCCGCTGCCGACTTCGGCTTCGGTTCCGACGCCTTTGCCACCGACAAGTGGTAGAAAAATCTACTCCGGTCGATTGACGGGGAGGCCCTTAGGGGCCTCCCTTTTTTTGTTGATGCCAGTGTAGGGGTTTTGAGAAAGCTTTGAATATCTGAGAGAGCTAGTCGAAATGAGTTGCAATAATTTCTTTTAATTGCGAGATGGCAGCTGTAGAGAATCGTATGGATTGACTTTTTTTGCCATGGATTTGGCGGTTTGGTGATCCATATGTGTCGATCTGTAAAAACTTCTCTTTGGCATTTGAGACCACGGTGAAAGTCGCATTGACTTCAGTGTGGTTCGTGTCCTTTTCAAGAGATATTGGTTCAAGATTTCGAACAATTGCCATTGTGCCTCCCTTTGTTCGTGTGTGAGTGAAATTAGTCTTCAGGTAAAGTCCCCTCCCGCCGTGCCGCCGCCTCCTCGCGCAACCGCGACAGAATCTCGTCATAGCCCTCGGGCCGGTGGGGCCGCAGGCAGGGCGTGCAGTCCTTTATCCCTTTGATCATCTGATGGTCGCCGCCGCAGTTCTCCAGGAAATACAGCGGACAAAAACAGAACAGGCAGTTGAATGCCTCGGGATCGGCCCCGGGGTGGCAGGGGAAATACCGGCAGGGGGCGTTGCGAAAGAAACGATGGCTGTTTTCCACGAAGGCTCCGGTTCGTCGGCACAAGGGTTGCAACAACCCGATCGCGTCAACGGATTGATCGAACCACGGGATAGCGCCATGGCCATAGCGACAACCAACACTACCGCTCAGGATTTCCTGAAGAAAGCGGCTGCAAGCACGCCGGGATCGGGCAAGGCCAGGCTTGATCCCAAACTTTTCCAGAATATGCTGCAAAGCGGCTACGGGATCAACGGGGAAGTCGGCAAGAACAGCAAGCTGTCGATTCCCAAGGAAAATATGATCACCGGCCTGGAGATGCTGTCCTCGGGCGAAGGCACGGGCAAGGACGCGGCTCTGTCCATGCTTGGCTACCAGACCGACGCCAAGGCTTTGACGGCCATGGAGCAGGGCATGAACCAGGGCAAGAGTCCGGGCCTCAGTCCGGGGTTGAGTCAGGGCATGGCCAGTTTCCAGGGCAGCGCCCTGGCCACGCTGTCGCGCATGGCCATGGAACAGGCGGCCACTGGGCAGACGTCGGCTCCGGGGGCGGCGGCCGCCGCCTCGGTCGAGGCCGATGGATCAAGCATCCGTCGGGCCGTGGACAAGTCGGCCGTGCGCATGGCTGTCAGCGCCTCGGCCCGCCATCCCGACGACCTCGGCCATTTGGGCCGGGTCAACCAGGCATCGGGCCGGGGCGGCTTCACCAAGCGCGAGGAAGAGCTTCTCCTGGCCGTGGCCGGCGCGGAAAACATCCTGGCCGAGACGACCCGGGTGGAACAGGCCAAGGAGACGGCCGCCGTCTCCCGCAAGGTGCTGCCCTCGACCCTGGAGCATAAGGCTGGCCGGCTGTCCGCCCAGTACGAATCCAATTCCGAGATTGACTATATCGGCTACGACAGCCGGGGCGGCACGTCCTACGGCCAGTACCAGATCGCTTCCAAGACCGGGACCATGGACTATTTCCTGCGCTTCCTCGACGACAAGGCCCCGGACATCGCGGGCAAGTTGCGCGCGGCCGGCCCGGCCGACACCGGCGGTCGGGCCGGGCGGATGCCGGCGGCCTGGAAGGCCGTGGCCGCCTCGGACCCCAGGCGCTTCGAGGCCTTGCAGCACGAGTTCATCCGCTCCAACAACTACTCACCGGCCGCCAAGTCCATCGTGCTGACCACGGGCGTGGACGTCACCAAGCGCTCCTACGCTCTGCGCGAGGTCTTGTGGAGCACAGCCGTGCAGCACGGTCCGGGTGGAGCCGAGCGCATCTTCACCCAGGCCATCGAAAAAGCCGAAGCCCTGCCGCCGGGTCAGGATTTTGACAAGGCGGTCATCGAAGAGGTTTACCGCGTCCGGGGCCAAAAGTTTTTCCGCCACAACAAGCGTATCCGTGAAGCCGTCCTGTCGCGGTTCCAGGACGAGAAGACCACGGCCATAGCGTTGTTGGACAGCCCGTCCGTCTAGTTTCCCCCGGGAAGCGGCTTGCATCGCAACCTCTCGCCGCGCGGGTTTGCCCTCGCGGCGATTTGTTGTAGCATGGGGCCATGACGCCGACGGACGCCAAGCCCGCCGAGGCCGGGGACGCGGTCAGCTTATCGCGCAAGATCGATGGGTTGCGGAGGTGTTTTGCCCTGTCGCGGCTTGTGGCTGAATCCCTGGACCTTTCCGAGGTGCTTGAGCGCATCATGACCACCTCGCGCCAAGCCCTTTGTGCCGAGGCGGCCAGCCTGCTGCTGGTGGACGACACGCCCGGCCCCGGCCAGGGCGAGCTGGTCTTCACCGTGGCCCAGGGGCCGGCTTGTATGCCGCTCAAGTCCGGTTTCCGCCTGGCTCCGGGCCAGGGCGTGGCCGGATGGGTGGCTGCGTCCGGCGAGCCCGTGCTCTTGGCCGACGCTTACGCCGA is from Solidesulfovibrio magneticus RS-1 and encodes:
- the aprB gene encoding adenylyl-sulfate reductase subunit beta; this encodes MPTFVDPSKCDGCKGGEKTACMYICPNDLMILDPQEMKAFNQEPSACWECYSCVKICPQGAISARPYADFAPMGGTSIPMRSADSIMWTVKFRNGNIKRFKFPIRTTPEGSIKPFEGKPEPGDLESELLFTETALVAPKEALGKKFDVTGADTVQCWLDGFCK
- the aprA gene encoding adenylyl-sulfate reductase subunit alpha gives rise to the protein MPTIPVKDEPKGVALAEPELIEKDVDILFVGGGMGCCGAAFEAVRWADKVGGISMMLLDKASLERSGAVAQGLSAINTYLGKNDADDYVRMVRTDLMGLVREDLIFDLGRHVDDSVHLFEEWGLPCWTKDAHGHNLDGAQSKAAGVSLRTGADPVRSGRWQIMINGESYKCIVAEAAKNALGQDRYLERIFIVKLLLDAKQPNRIAGAVGFSTRENKVYVFKANAILVACGGAVNVYRPRSTGEGMGRAWYPVWNSGSTYTMCAQVGAEMTMMENRFVPARFKDGYGPVGAWFLLFKAKATNAKGEDYCVTNRAMLKPYEDRGYAKGHIIPTCLRNHMMLREMREGRGPIYMDTAGALQATFANLNAEQQKHLESEAWEDFLDMCVGQANLWACTDTEPEKKGSEIMPTEPYLLGSHSGCCGIWVSGPDEAWVPEEYKIKADNGKVYNRMTTVNGLWTCADGVGASGHKFSSGSHAEGRICGKQMVRWVVDHKDFKPTLSVTAAELAKEIYQPWHTFKDNVGVSTDPIVNPNFISPHNFMMRLVKCTDEYGGGCATLYTTSKTLLDTGFQLLQYLEEDSKKLAARDLHELMRCWEQYHRLWTVRLHMTHIMFREETRYPGFYYRGDFLGLDDSKWKCFVNSKYDPATKETKVFKKTYYQIIPDAQ
- a CDS encoding CoB--CoM heterodisulfide reductase iron-sulfur subunit A family protein, whose amino-acid sequence is MSSNAILVVGGGFSGITAALEAAEVGHEVYIVEKNPFLGGRVMQLNKYFPKLCPPSCGLEIQFQRIKNNKNVKFFTLAEVTKVTGKAGDYEVTVKIKPRFVEPGSVDLSDAAKKLSKDVKSDFELGLGDRKALYMDVPFAFPNRYVLDKERCTKEDLEVLSGSDVINLDDAPKEIVLKVGSIVYATGWKPYDVTRLTNLGAGEIANCVTNMQLERLASPNGPTCGNIVRPSDGKAPRSVAFVQCAGSRDENHLNYCSYICCMASLKQAAYVREAFPDARVTIYYIDLRTPGRYDNFAKRILDDDRINAVKGKVAAVAEDAGTGDVILTVEDAVTGIKSDNRFELVVLATGMQPSIAGERLPVDVPVDEMGFIVGGEEKGIFAAGCAATPLDVMKSAQSATGAAMKAIASVRGR
- a CDS encoding hydrogenase iron-sulfur subunit, translated to MAEKIGVYIDESSVAPLLSAEELVAFVKAKCAGACPIVKSHKRLSSPDGVAMIKADIEGGEIDAVMLAGTSPRVDWEVFDFGDKVIVDRVNLREFVTLSYKNPDGSAPVAGQPVPRELTSMVQDYLRMGVVKLQKMAKPNPEIPETNKTILVLGGGWTGINAALAAAGAGYSVVLVEKEAALGGKAANLYKTFPLAYPYLEATDTGIDRLIGLVAGNSKITVKLSTSLKLLAGAPGLYEATLASGGKEETLPIGSVVLAAGWQPMDGEALAPYGYGTLKNVVTSAEFEAMVKAGSIKRPSDGKAPKTVAFIVDVTKALEAKPAAVVEEAPAEAAKPAEAKEGEEAGPVFSPIKTPKHLAYSSELTSLVALKQANYVREKLDDAVAMIIYDNMMVPGINERYYRAAQDNPGVMLTKGTVTGVAEEGISLVVSAKDTLLGGDISLAADLVVVPTGIVPATALDPTINLLYRQGPAFPDLQLFDGFADSNYICFPYETRRTGVYAAGCVRQPMTMAQAKEDAAGAALKAIQCIESASRGVAVHPRSGDLSYPVFNFVRCTQCKRCTEECPFGALDDDEKGTPKPNPTRCRRCGTCMGACPERVISFDNYNVDMIGSQIRECEIPPKIEDGGPRVFILACENDAYPALDMAALRGKKWSPYVRIIPVRCLGSVNAIWVADAMSKGVDGVMMLGCKYGDDYQCHFVKGSEICNRRKENIAESLKRLGVEPERVEQYQVAIDEYDKIPDMIDQFMDMVLKIGPNPFKGY
- the qmoC gene encoding quinone-interacting membrane-bound oxidoreductase complex subunit QmoC encodes the protein MANEQRIKPDLQFVKDVQAAGGEAVKKCYQCATCSVACPLAPPETPFPRKEMVWAQWGLKDRFEGDIDIWLCHNCQTCSDLCPRGARPGDLVSAIRNITYRDLVTPTIIGKWMSSPKHLPKLIAIPAVLFMLIWLITTGFKLPQGEIVFGKLYPGDYTIDPIFMLVSAFVAFTFYKGVTKLWKSFEKSTPTTLQIGTKAKKPTLIESLKAVIVDEIGTHSKFNECGNDNTERYKGHLSLFYGFVALAIVTGVVAVSHWGGKIITFIAPLGHTPMPLWSPVKILANVGAVALVYGLVMLTRRRINVDPAKSTSSYYDWYLLGVIWAVGLTGLGAEIFRLAGVPSLAYPTYYLHLISVFMLFAYLPWSKLGHLVYRTTALVYAHQAGRLPLKREEEKTFLV
- a CDS encoding cysteine-rich small domain-containing protein, translating into MENSHRFFRNAPCRYFPCHPGADPEAFNCLFCFCPLYFLENCGGDHQMIKGIKDCTPCLRPHRPEGYDEILSRLREEAAARREGTLPED